One region of Blattabacterium cuenoti genomic DNA includes:
- the secE gene encoding preprotein translocase subunit SecE, which produces MKRNNFFLEIYNEFFHCITWPKWDDLQSTTMIVSFFSIFLSIFLYGVDGFFIFLIKKLFSL; this is translated from the coding sequence ATGAAAAGAAATAATTTTTTTTTAGAAATTTATAACGAATTTTTTCATTGTATTACATGGCCTAAATGGGATGATTTACAATCAACAACAATGATTGTCTCTTTTTTTTCCATATTCTTATCCATATTTTTATATGGGGTGGATGGTTTTTTTATTTTTTTGATTAAAAAATTATTTTCTTTATGA
- a CDS encoding lipoprotein signal peptidase, translating to MKKFFLIIFSILTIDQVLKIYIKTHFELGSGISIFPFFWIFFVENPGMAYGVNFGGGYYGKILLSISRFFLVFFIFIFLYKNIKKGSSKYLTIPISLILSGAVGNFLDSALYGVLFNSGTIYSQKSQEWIPYIGISKINSDFFNLGKDHTGGYASFMEGCVVDMFYFPIIDTNLPHWIPFFGNYNFQFFKPIFNLSDIVISIGGFSLLIFKRKIKNVEIL from the coding sequence TTGAAAAAATTTTTTTTAATTATTTTTTCTATTTTAACAATAGATCAAGTTTTAAAAATTTATATTAAAACTCATTTTGAATTAGGGAGTGGAATTTCTATTTTCCCTTTTTTCTGGATTTTTTTTGTAGAAAATCCAGGAATGGCTTATGGTGTTAATTTTGGAGGAGGATATTATGGAAAAATATTATTGAGTATTTCTCGATTTTTTTTAGTTTTTTTTATTTTTATTTTTCTTTACAAAAATATAAAAAAAGGATCTTCTAAATATTTAACTATTCCTATTAGTTTAATTTTATCAGGAGCTGTGGGAAATTTTTTAGATAGTGCTTTATATGGGGTTTTATTCAATTCTGGAACGATTTATAGTCAAAAATCCCAAGAATGGATTCCTTACATTGGAATATCTAAAATAAATTCCGATTTTTTTAATCTTGGAAAAGATCATACAGGAGGATACGCTTCTTTTATGGAGGGATGTGTTGTTGATATGTTTTATTTTCCTATAATAGACACTAATCTTCCTCACTGGATTCCATTTTTTGGAAATTATAATTTCCAATTTTTTAAACCCATTTTTAATTTATCTGATATTGTGATATCCATTGGTGGATTTTCATTACTCATATTTAAACGTAAAATTAAAAATGTAGAAATTTTATAA
- a CDS encoding TraR/DksA family transcriptional regulator — MKGQVKQRYSMEERKEFRKLILEKLKKAKKDLSIFKESFYNDQNNGTDDTYPTFKAFEEGSETLSKEQNAQIVEHLQKFIKSLNSALIRVENKDYGICRITKKLIPKERLMAVPHTTLSVEGKRLVEKINR; from the coding sequence ATGAAAGGACAAGTAAAACAAAGATATTCTATGGAAGAAAGGAAAGAATTTCGAAAACTTATACTTGAAAAATTGAAAAAAGCAAAAAAAGATTTATCAATTTTTAAGGAATCTTTTTACAATGATCAAAATAATGGAACAGATGACACTTATCCTACTTTCAAAGCTTTTGAGGAAGGATCAGAAACATTGAGTAAGGAACAAAATGCACAAATAGTGGAACATTTACAGAAGTTTATTAAAAGTTTAAATTCGGCTTTAATTAGAGTGGAAAACAAGGATTATGGAATTTGTCGGATCACTAAAAAATTAATTCCTAAAGAACGTCTCATGGCAGTCCCTCATACTACTTTAAGTGTTGAAGGAAAAAGATTGGTAGAAAAAATAAATAGATAA
- the rplK gene encoding 50S ribosomal protein L11 yields the protein MIKTNKKVIKRIKIQNLNGGKASPAPPIGPILGSSGVNIMEFCKQYNSMTQNKIGEICPVIITVYEDKSFSFLIKKPPVSIQLLNIVKKEKGSKESNRSKIGKISLNEVRIIANNKMEDFNCFSIESAISMVSGTARSMGIEIYR from the coding sequence ATGATTAAAACAAATAAAAAAGTGATAAAAAGAATTAAAATCCAAAACCTAAATGGAGGAAAGGCTAGTCCAGCTCCTCCTATCGGGCCTATTTTGGGGAGTTCTGGAGTAAATATTATGGAATTTTGTAAACAATATAATTCTATGACTCAAAATAAAATAGGAGAAATATGTCCTGTAATAATAACTGTATATGAAGATAAATCATTTTCTTTTTTAATCAAAAAGCCTCCAGTTTCTATTCAGTTGCTGAATATAGTAAAAAAAGAAAAAGGTTCTAAAGAATCTAATCGTTCTAAAATAGGAAAAATAAGTTTAAATGAAGTTAGAATAATTGCGAATAATAAAATGGAAGATTTTAATTGTTTTTCTATTGAATCTGCTATATCTATGGTTTCCGGAACCGCTAGATCTATGGGAATAGAAATTTATAGATAA
- the rplJ gene encoding 50S ribosomal protein L10 yields MNKENKRKELLELVSILSNNETIYLINISDLNSNQISILRKNFHEHSIKMKMVKNTLLKKAINKIKNQKFDSFFPILNGNTTMLYSSSNGANVASKIIMNFHVQEKIDKPYLKGVYAQESFYFGGNKDLNLLIHLKSKEYLLTEILNILQFSTRNIVSSLLNSTKYKICEILEALSSDKK; encoded by the coding sequence ATGAATAAAGAAAATAAAAGAAAAGAATTGTTGGAACTAGTTTCCATACTATCTAATAATGAAACAATATATTTGATTAATATATCCGATTTAAATTCTAATCAAATATCTATTCTAAGAAAAAATTTTCATGAACATAGCATTAAAATGAAAATGGTAAAAAATACTTTATTAAAAAAAGCTATAAACAAAATAAAAAATCAAAAATTTGATTCTTTCTTTCCTATTTTAAATGGAAATACAACTATGTTGTATTCAAGTTCGAATGGGGCAAATGTTGCTTCAAAGATTATAATGAACTTTCATGTTCAAGAAAAAATTGATAAACCTTATTTAAAAGGAGTTTATGCTCAAGAATCTTTTTATTTTGGAGGAAATAAAGATTTGAATCTACTGATTCATCTTAAGTCTAAAGAATATCTCCTTACTGAAATTTTAAATATACTTCAATTTTCAACAAGAAATATTGTTTCATCTCTTTTAAATTCGACAAAATATAAAATATGTGAAATTTTAGAAGCTTTATCTTCTGATAAGAAATGA
- the rplA gene encoding 50S ribosomal protein L1 yields the protein MSKKLTKNKKKILDKISSKKKYSLEEAILLIKEIDFVKFDASVDISVHLGVNIRLPNQMVRGTVSLPHGTGKNICILALVPKDKESEAKEAGADYVGLNYIEKIKSGWTDIDIIVATPSVMNQLGTLGKILGPKGLMPNPKMETISVNPEKPIREIKSGKITFKTDRYGIVHASIGRVSFLHQYLLENIKEFIKTIIRNKPSTYKSKGSYIKSIYLSSTMSYGLALDLKSFVNK from the coding sequence ATGTCAAAAAAATTAACTAAAAATAAAAAGAAAATTCTAGATAAAATTTCTAGTAAAAAAAAGTATTCTTTAGAAGAAGCAATACTTCTTATTAAAGAAATTGATTTTGTAAAATTTGATGCATCTGTTGATATTTCTGTTCATCTTGGCGTAAATATTCGTTTGCCTAATCAAATGGTAAGAGGGACGGTTTCGTTACCTCATGGAACAGGTAAAAATATTTGTATTTTAGCTTTAGTCCCAAAAGATAAAGAGTCAGAAGCTAAAGAAGCAGGTGCGGATTATGTTGGATTAAACTATATTGAAAAAATTAAATCTGGATGGACCGACATTGATATTATTGTAGCGACTCCTTCTGTAATGAATCAATTAGGTACTCTAGGAAAAATATTGGGGCCTAAAGGATTGATGCCCAACCCAAAAATGGAAACTATTTCCGTAAATCCAGAAAAACCTATCAGAGAAATTAAATCTGGAAAAATAACTTTCAAAACAGATCGTTATGGAATTGTTCATGCTTCGATAGGAAGAGTTTCATTTTTACATCAATACTTATTAGAAAATATCAAAGAATTTATAAAAACAATTATTCGTAATAAACCTTCTACATATAAATCTAAAGGATCTTATATAAAAAGTATTTATTTATCTAGTACTATGAGTTATGGTCTAGCATTAGATTTAAAAAGTTTCGTGAACAAATGA
- the nusG gene encoding transcription termination/antitermination protein NusG produces MSDLERKWYVIKTMSGQENKVKSYIENEVRDHGFQEQIGKVLVPIEKVIQMRKGKKIHREKVHYPGYVMIEANLEGEASHAIKNVPGVITFLSEGKGPSAIPIPMRKEEVNKMLGKIDQLSESYENISIPFIVGETIKVIDGPFTGFNGTIEKINEEKRKLELAVLIFGRKTPLELNFTQIEKI; encoded by the coding sequence ATGAGCGATTTAGAAAGAAAATGGTATGTCATAAAAACTATGAGTGGACAAGAAAACAAAGTGAAATCATATATTGAGAATGAAGTTAGAGATCATGGATTTCAAGAACAGATAGGAAAAGTATTAGTTCCTATCGAGAAAGTTATACAAATGAGAAAAGGGAAAAAAATACATAGAGAAAAAGTTCATTATCCTGGATATGTTATGATAGAAGCAAATTTAGAAGGAGAAGCTTCTCATGCGATCAAAAATGTTCCGGGTGTCATAACTTTTTTAAGTGAAGGAAAAGGGCCTTCCGCTATTCCTATTCCTATGAGAAAAGAAGAAGTAAATAAAATGTTAGGAAAAATAGATCAACTTTCTGAAAGTTATGAAAATATTAGTATTCCTTTTATAGTAGGAGAAACAATTAAAGTTATAGATGGTCCTTTTACAGGGTTTAATGGAACAATTGAAAAGATAAATGAAGAAAAAAGAAAATTGGAATTAGCTGTTTTAATTTTTGGTAGAAAAACTCCATTAGAATTGAATTTTACACAGATAGAAAAAATCTAA
- the rpoB gene encoding DNA-directed RNA polymerase subunit beta, which translates to MVNIEKKRITFASVAKQVEYPDFLDIQIKSFKEFFQLDAKPEDRKNEGLFKAFTENFPISDARNSFVLEFKGYSIDSPRYSIEECIERGLTYSVPLKAKLKLYCTDPEHEDFETVYQDVYLGTCPYMTPSGSFIFNGSERVIVSQLHRSPGVFFGQSHHANGTKLYSARIIPFKGSWIEFATDINNVMYAYIDRKKKLPMTTLLRAIGYERDKDILEIFDLSEEMKIIGNEKNILNRTLAARVLKIWHEDFVDEDTGEVLSVEKNEILIDRNVVLKEEHIDLMIHHEIKTILLHKEGGRKKDYSIIYNTLHKDPTNSEKEAVEYIYRQLRNTEPPDEETARGVIDKLFFSDARYSLGPVGRYRLNKRLGLNINPDYLVLTKKDIIAIVEHLNALFNSKREVDDIDHLSNRRVRTVGEQLYTQFSIGLARMARTIRERMNVRDNEVFMPIDLINAKTLSSVINTFFGTNQLSQFMDQTNPLSEITHKRRLSALGPGGLSRERAGFEVRDVNYSHYGRLCPIETPEGPNIGLISSLSVFAKINNMGFVETPYRIVSNKKVDLQSKVKYLSAEEEEGKIIAQANAIDRYGNFLSDRIIVREDGDFPIVNPNQVDYIDVAPNQIASISASLIPFLEHDDANRALMGSNMMRQAVPLLKPEAPIVGTGLEKQVSRDSRILINAKKNGFVEYVDAKKIIIRYDKTDKEDLSSFDPKIQVYDLIKFRKTNQNTCITLKPIVKKGMKVIQGQILCEGYATENGELALGRNLKAAFIPCNGYNFEDAVLISEKVVSEDWFTSIHIDEYSLEVRDTKLGMEELTNDIPNVSEEATKDLDENGIIRVGAEVKPGDILIGKITPKGESDPTPEEKLLRAIFGEKAGNVKDASLRAEPSLFGVVIDTKLFTRSIKDKTSRAQDKIKITRLEKEYEKKFLNLKNLLVKKLGTILDGKLCNSSIFNEKEQEIIKKGTKFTIKILSSIKDYIEIRFGNWIDDIKINDLISEILHNYKIAVNDLKSTFKHKKFSITVGDELPSGIIKMAKVYIAKKRKLKVGDKMAGRHGNKGVVARILRQEDMPFLEDGSPVDIVLNPLGVPSRMNIGQIYETVLGWAGQKLNMKFSTPIFDGATIEEICKYTDKAKIPRFGTTYLFDGGTGERFDQPATVGVIYMLKLGHMVDDKMHARSIGPYSLITQQPLGGKAQFGGQRFGEMEVWALEAFGASNILREILTVKSDDVSGRAKTYESIVKGEPMPEPNNPESFNVLCYELKGLGLDVRLEE; encoded by the coding sequence TTGGTGAATATAGAAAAAAAAAGAATCACTTTTGCTTCAGTAGCAAAACAAGTGGAATATCCGGATTTTTTGGATATTCAAATCAAATCATTTAAAGAATTTTTTCAATTAGACGCGAAACCGGAAGATAGAAAAAACGAAGGATTATTCAAAGCTTTTACAGAAAATTTTCCTATCTCTGATGCTAGGAATTCTTTTGTTTTAGAATTTAAAGGATATTCTATAGATTCTCCTAGATATTCAATCGAAGAGTGCATAGAAAGAGGTTTAACTTACAGTGTTCCTTTAAAGGCTAAATTGAAATTGTATTGTACTGATCCTGAACATGAAGATTTTGAAACAGTGTATCAAGATGTTTATTTAGGAACATGTCCTTACATGACTCCTTCTGGTTCTTTTATTTTTAATGGATCGGAAAGAGTCATTGTATCTCAATTACATCGTTCTCCTGGTGTTTTTTTTGGTCAATCTCACCATGCGAATGGAACCAAACTTTATTCCGCTAGAATTATTCCATTTAAAGGATCATGGATAGAGTTCGCTACAGATATTAATAATGTTATGTATGCATATATTGATAGAAAGAAAAAACTCCCTATGACAACTTTATTACGTGCGATAGGATATGAAAGGGACAAAGATATACTAGAAATATTTGATTTATCAGAAGAAATGAAAATCATAGGAAATGAAAAAAATATTCTAAATAGAACTTTAGCAGCTAGAGTACTGAAAATTTGGCATGAGGATTTTGTTGATGAAGATACAGGAGAAGTTTTATCTGTGGAAAAAAATGAAATTCTTATAGACAGAAATGTTGTTTTGAAAGAAGAACATATTGATCTTATGATTCATCATGAAATAAAAACTATTTTATTACATAAGGAAGGAGGAAGAAAAAAAGATTATTCTATTATTTATAATACTTTACATAAAGATCCAACTAATTCTGAAAAAGAAGCAGTAGAATATATTTATAGACAACTCAGAAATACTGAGCCTCCAGATGAAGAAACAGCTAGAGGTGTTATAGATAAACTTTTTTTCTCTGATGCTAGATACAGTTTAGGTCCTGTAGGAAGATATCGTTTAAATAAACGTCTTGGTCTAAATATAAATCCTGATTATTTAGTTTTGACTAAAAAAGATATTATTGCAATAGTAGAACATTTGAATGCTTTATTTAACTCAAAAAGAGAAGTGGATGATATTGATCATTTATCTAACAGACGAGTAAGAACAGTAGGAGAGCAACTTTATACTCAATTCAGTATTGGTTTAGCAAGAATGGCTAGAACTATAAGAGAAAGAATGAATGTTCGTGATAATGAAGTATTTATGCCTATAGATCTTATTAATGCTAAAACTTTATCATCTGTAATAAATACTTTTTTTGGAACAAATCAATTATCTCAGTTTATGGATCAAACAAATCCTTTGTCTGAGATTACTCATAAAAGAAGACTTTCAGCGTTAGGTCCTGGTGGTCTCTCTAGAGAAAGAGCAGGATTTGAAGTTAGAGATGTTAATTATTCTCATTATGGAAGATTATGTCCTATAGAAACTCCAGAAGGGCCTAATATAGGATTAATATCTTCTCTTTCTGTATTTGCAAAGATAAATAATATGGGATTTGTTGAAACTCCTTATCGAATTGTCTCTAATAAAAAAGTAGATTTACAGTCTAAAGTAAAATATTTAAGTGCAGAAGAAGAAGAAGGAAAAATTATAGCACAAGCTAATGCTATTGATAGATATGGAAATTTTTTATCTGATAGAATTATAGTTCGTGAAGATGGAGATTTTCCTATAGTAAATCCGAATCAAGTCGATTATATAGATGTAGCGCCTAATCAAATAGCTTCTATTTCCGCTTCTCTAATTCCTTTTTTAGAACATGATGATGCAAATAGAGCTTTAATGGGATCTAACATGATGCGTCAGGCGGTTCCATTATTAAAACCTGAAGCACCTATTGTAGGAACTGGATTAGAAAAACAAGTATCGAGAGATTCTCGTATATTAATTAATGCAAAAAAAAATGGATTTGTAGAATATGTTGATGCGAAAAAAATAATTATTCGTTATGATAAAACAGATAAAGAAGATTTATCTAGTTTTGATCCTAAAATTCAAGTTTATGATTTAATCAAATTCAGAAAAACAAATCAGAATACATGTATAACTTTAAAACCTATTGTAAAAAAAGGAATGAAAGTAATTCAAGGTCAAATTTTATGTGAAGGTTATGCTACAGAAAATGGAGAATTAGCTTTAGGAAGAAATTTAAAAGCTGCTTTTATTCCATGTAATGGTTATAATTTTGAAGATGCTGTTTTAATTTCCGAAAAAGTAGTAAGTGAAGATTGGTTCACTTCTATTCATATAGATGAATATTCTTTAGAAGTTCGTGATACAAAATTAGGTATGGAAGAATTAACCAATGATATTCCTAATGTTAGTGAAGAGGCAACTAAAGATTTAGATGAAAATGGAATTATAAGAGTAGGAGCAGAAGTAAAACCCGGTGATATTCTTATTGGAAAAATAACTCCAAAAGGAGAATCTGATCCCACACCAGAAGAAAAATTATTAAGAGCTATTTTTGGGGAGAAAGCAGGAAATGTAAAGGATGCTTCTTTAAGAGCTGAACCGTCATTATTTGGAGTTGTTATAGATACAAAACTTTTTACTAGAAGTATAAAAGATAAAACATCTAGAGCTCAGGATAAAATTAAAATAACACGTTTAGAAAAAGAATATGAAAAAAAATTTTTAAATCTTAAAAATTTATTGGTTAAAAAATTAGGGACTATTTTAGATGGAAAGTTATGTAATAGTTCTATTTTTAATGAAAAAGAACAAGAAATTATAAAAAAAGGGACGAAATTTACTATAAAAATACTTAGTAGTATTAAGGATTATATAGAAATTCGTTTTGGAAATTGGATTGATGATATAAAAATTAATGATTTGATATCAGAAATATTACATAATTATAAAATAGCAGTAAATGACTTAAAGAGTACTTTTAAACACAAAAAATTTTCTATTACGGTTGGAGATGAATTACCTTCAGGAATTATAAAAATGGCTAAAGTATATATTGCTAAAAAAAGGAAGTTAAAAGTAGGAGATAAAATGGCAGGGAGACATGGAAATAAAGGAGTAGTAGCTAGAATTTTAAGACAAGAAGATATGCCTTTTTTAGAAGATGGAAGTCCTGTAGATATTGTTTTGAACCCTTTAGGAGTTCCTTCTAGAATGAATATAGGACAAATATATGAAACTGTATTGGGGTGGGCTGGACAAAAATTAAATATGAAATTTTCAACGCCTATATTTGATGGAGCCACTATAGAAGAAATTTGTAAATATACAGATAAAGCAAAAATACCTCGTTTTGGAACCACTTATTTATTTGATGGAGGTACGGGAGAAAGATTCGATCAACCTGCTACTGTAGGAGTGATATATATGTTAAAGCTAGGTCATATGGTAGATGATAAAATGCATGCACGTTCAATAGGGCCTTATTCTTTAATAACCCAACAACCTTTAGGAGGTAAAGCTCAATTTGGAGGGCAACGTTTTGGAGAAATGGAAGTTTGGGCTTTAGAAGCTTTTGGAGCTTCTAATATTTTACGTGAGATTTTAACTGTTAAATCAGATGATGTGTCTGGGAGAGCTAAAACTTATGAATCCATAGTGAAAGGAGAACCAATGCCTGAACCTAACAATCCAGAATCTTTTAATGTTCTTTGTTATGAATTAAAGGGATTAGGATTGGATGTTCGTTTAGAAGAGTAA
- the rplL gene encoding 50S ribosomal protein L7/L12 yields MIEKLAEQLVNLTVKQVNELATLLKKEYGIEPSTSVKMENTLSKEEKTSEKEEKSIFNIILKSSGNSKLSVVKLVKEITGKGLKESKDLVDNIPSLLKESVNKKEAEDFKNKFEEIGAEVELK; encoded by the coding sequence ATGATAGAAAAGCTAGCAGAACAATTAGTCAATTTAACTGTAAAACAAGTTAATGAATTAGCTACACTTTTAAAAAAAGAATATGGAATAGAACCATCTACTTCAGTTAAAATGGAAAATACTTTATCTAAAGAAGAAAAAACTTCTGAAAAAGAGGAAAAAAGTATTTTTAATATAATTTTGAAATCATCTGGAAATTCTAAATTATCTGTAGTAAAATTAGTTAAAGAAATTACTGGAAAAGGTCTTAAGGAGTCTAAGGATTTAGTAGATAATATTCCCAGTCTTCTTAAAGAATCTGTAAATAAAAAAGAAGCAGAAGATTTTAAAAATAAATTTGAAGAAATAGGAGCTGAAGTTGAATTGAAATAG
- the tuf gene encoding elongation factor Tu, with protein MAKEKFKRDKPHVNIGTTGHVDHGKTTLTAAITKVLSEIGLAEEKSFDAIDNAPEEKARGITINTSHVEYETEKRHYAHVDCPGHADYVKNMITGAAQMDGAILVVAATDGPMPQTREHILLSRQVGVPKIVVFMNKVDQVDDSELLELVEMEIRELLSKYEYDGDNIPIIQGSALGALNGEKKWVEKIKDLMKMLDDYIPEPIREMDKPFLMPVEDVFTITGRGTVATGRIESGIVNTGDLVDIIGMGENKLSSTVTGVEMFRKILDKGQAGDNVGLLLRGIEKKDIKRGMVVGKPGSVKPHKKFKAEVYILTKEEGGRHTPFHNKYRPQFYFRTTDVTGEIHLPNGVEMVMPGDNVSMEVELHQPIALSENLRFAIREGGKTVGAGQVIHIMD; from the coding sequence ATGGCAAAAGAAAAATTTAAACGAGACAAACCACATGTAAATATAGGAACCACGGGTCATGTAGACCATGGAAAAACAACATTAACTGCTGCAATTACAAAAGTTTTATCAGAAATTGGTTTAGCAGAAGAAAAAAGTTTTGATGCAATAGATAATGCTCCTGAAGAGAAGGCTAGAGGAATTACTATTAATACTTCTCATGTAGAATACGAAACTGAGAAAAGACATTATGCCCATGTTGATTGTCCTGGACATGCAGATTATGTTAAAAATATGATCACAGGAGCAGCTCAAATGGATGGAGCTATTTTAGTTGTAGCAGCTACAGACGGCCCTATGCCTCAAACTAGAGAACATATATTATTATCTCGACAAGTAGGTGTTCCAAAAATTGTAGTATTTATGAATAAAGTAGATCAAGTAGATGATTCAGAATTATTAGAATTAGTAGAAATGGAAATTAGAGAGCTACTTTCCAAGTATGAATATGATGGAGATAATATTCCTATTATACAAGGATCAGCTTTAGGTGCTTTAAATGGAGAAAAAAAATGGGTAGAAAAAATAAAAGATTTGATGAAAATGTTAGATGATTATATTCCTGAACCCATTCGTGAAATGGACAAACCTTTTTTGATGCCTGTCGAGGATGTTTTTACTATAACAGGAAGAGGAACAGTAGCGACAGGTCGTATTGAAAGTGGAATTGTGAATACAGGAGATTTAGTTGATATTATTGGAATGGGAGAAAATAAATTATCATCTACAGTAACAGGAGTTGAAATGTTTAGAAAAATTTTAGATAAAGGACAAGCAGGAGATAATGTAGGTTTATTATTACGTGGAATAGAAAAAAAAGATATCAAAAGAGGAATGGTTGTAGGAAAACCGGGATCTGTAAAACCTCATAAGAAATTTAAAGCAGAAGTATACATTCTTACAAAAGAGGAAGGGGGAAGACACACTCCTTTTCATAATAAATATCGTCCTCAGTTTTATTTTAGAACAACAGATGTTACAGGGGAAATTCATCTTCCAAATGGAGTAGAAATGGTAATGCCTGGAGATAATGTCTCTATGGAAGTAGAATTACATCAGCCTATAGCATTAAGTGAGAATTTACGTTTTGCTATTCGTGAAGGAGGAAAAACTGTAGGAGCGGGGCAAGTTATTCATATAATGGATTGA